In the genome of Pseudomonas sp. B33.4, the window TCCGACCCCTTCGAAGTCCTGGCCTTTACCGGTAGTGAAGCCCTCAGCGAATCCTTTGCGTTCGAGATCGATGTGTTGATCAACGATCCGCACCTGGATCTCGCCGGCCTGCTCTACCGTTCGGCATTCCTCTGTTTCGGGCCGTCAGGGGAGGGCGTGCACGGGCAATTGCAAAGCCTTGTCCAGCATGAGTACGGCGAAGGCTTGCGGTTGAGCCGGATCCGTCTGGGGCCAAAACTCGGTTGCCTTGCGCTGCGCTTCAGTCAGCGGATCTTCAGTGGCCGTTCGGTGCCGCAGATCATCGATCAGGTGCTCAAAGAGCACGGCATCGTCGCTGCCCAGCGCCGCTTTCAATTGCGTGGTGATTACCCGGCCCGGACGTTCTGCACGCAATACCGCGAGTCCGATCTGCAACTGCTTCAGCGCTTGTGCGCGCAAGCGCGGATTCACTATTACTTTGAACACGAGCGTGATCGGCATTGCCTGGTTTTCACTGACGATCCGGCGCACTTGCCATTGGCGGGCGCCGCGAGCTATCAGCGCGAGGATGACGGACATGATGCTTCTCCCGCGTTGCACCAATGGCAATTGCACAGTGCAATCCAGGTCAACTCGGCGGGTGTGCAACAGGCCGAAGGTCAGAGTGATCTGGCGACATTGCGCAGCGGTCATTGGTTGCGATTGGCCGGGCATCCCTTCGCCGAATGCAATCGCCCATGGTTGTTGACTCGCATTGAGCATCGCGCCGACCCGGCCCTCGAACCTGCTTACGCCAACCGCCTGTTCGGCGCGTTGCAACTGCCGAGTGCAGTGGCCACCGCGCCACCGCGCCAGCGCATGCACAGCCTGCAACGGGCCTGGGTGGTGGCGGTCGATGAACCACAACCCGATTGCTCGCGACCGGTAGCGGTGCAGTTTGACTGGCTCTATCAAGGCGAAGGCGCCGCGCCGAGTCACTGTTGGTTGCCGCTGGCGCCGTCTCTGCAGCAGACGCCAATCACGGCGCTGAGCGATGGTGTCGAGGTGGTAGTGAGTTTCTTTGAAGGCGACCCGGATCAGCCGATGATCAGCGGCGTCCTGCAGCCGCCACTCGCCGAGACCGACACGGGCGTTGCCCCGCCACTGCCCGACCGTCTGGTCAGTGACGGCTTGCAGCAATTGCTGGCGTCCGGTGAGCCGTTGCTGCTGCTGTGCCTGATCCCCGGTGGCGGCAGCTTCAGTCACTGCGCAGAGTCGGTGTGCAGTTGTCGACTGGTCACTGCGCTTGAACAGAGCGGCGCAACATGAGTGGCGCGGTGCATGAGCCCAGGGCGCAATGGCTGTTGCTCGATGGCCCGGATGCTCCACAGGCCTTGCTGATCTTGCGCCAGGCTTTTACCGGTGTGCCGCGCTTCGGTTTGTTCGAGGGTACCGAGTTTGCACCGGTGAGCGAGTACGGCCCGGTGTTGCTCGAGTTGCGCGATTACCCGGCGTTGGCCGCCTTGTGTCACAGCGATCCGGATACCTGGCGCGGGCTGTTGCTCGTCAGTGAGGCATCGGCGCAACAGTTGCTGGGCCACTTGCAACGCATGCTCACGGTGTCGTTTGGATTGAGTCATCGGGCCTTGCTCAGCTATTACAACCGGCAGACCGCGAGCTATTTCTTCGATGCCTGCGACGCCGCTGAATTGAGCCGCTGGCTCGGGCCGATCCGCCAGTTGCGCTGGTTCGGTGGCACCTGGGCGGACCGCGCGATTGGCAGTCAGGGCTGGCAGCAGCTGCGCAATCCGGGACTTGCCGTCGAGCCGCTGAGCATCGAAGAAAGCCTGACCCGGCGCCAGCGCGAACGCTTGCAAACCTGCCTGCTGGAGCAGCATATCTGGCGCTGGTGCCAATCATTGGGAACCGATTACGCAACGATGTCCTCCCATGTCCAACAGGGGCTGGCGCTGGGGTTCAGTGACCGCACCGTGCTCGATGGCTGGTTATGGCTACGCTTGCTGCATCCGCGTGCCGTACTGGTGCCGCCGCCGGTGGGGCTGACCCAGCAACAACGGCTCGACCATGTGCGGCGTCAATGGCGCGGCGATCAGCTCTGAGGCGAGGTTCGGCGCGTATGACACGGTTATTCCGGCAAGGGTTCGTTGCAGTGATCGGCAGTGTGTTGCTGTTGGCGCTGGGCGGATGTTCGCCGGTGCAATTGCTCAATGCGCTGACCCCGGACAGCACGTACGACAAGAAGGCGGGCATCGCTTATGGTGACGATCCGCGGCAGAAGCTCGATGTGTACGTGCCGCATCAGCCGATGCCGGGCGCACCGGTGGTGGTGTTTTTCTATGGCGGCAGCTGGAACAGCGGTTCGCGCGTCGACTACCGCTTTGTCGGTGAAGCGTTGGCGTCCAAGGGGATTGTCACGGTGGTGGCGGATTACCGCTTGTATCCGCAGGTGCGCTATCCGCTGTTTCTGCAGGACGGCGCGCGAGCGGTGGCGTGGACCAAAGCGCATATCCACGAATTTTCCGGCAACCCGCAGCGCTTGTATCTGATGGGCCACAGCTCCGGCGGATACAACGCGGCGATGCTCGCGCTGGATGACGAATGGCTCGCAGCGGTGGGCATGTCGCCCAGGGATCTGCAGGGCTGGATTGGTCTCGCCGGTCCTTATGACTTTCTGCCGATCAAGAATCCCGAGGTGCGTCCGGTGTTCTTCTGGCCGGACTCACCGCCGCAATCGCAGCCGATCAACCATGTCCATCGTGGCGCACCGCCGGCCCTGTTGATTGCGGCAAGCAAAGATGATCTGGTCAACCCGACACGCAACACCGGCGGTCTCGCCAGCAAGCTGCGCGCGGCCGGGGTGCCAGCGCAGGATTTGTATTACTCGCGGCCGAGCCACATAACCCTGGTGGCGACCCTGTCGCGTCCGTTACGGCGTCTGGCGCCAGTGCTCGATCAGGTCGTCGGGTTTATCGCGCACACGCCGACTCAGTGAGCGGCGCCGCTGAACCAGCCATCATTGCGTTTGAGCCACCAGGCTTGTGCGCCGAGGGTCAGGCTGCGCAGGACCATGAACAGCAGAAAAGATATCCACAGCCCGTGATTGCCCAGACCTTGCAGCGCCCAGGCGAACGGCATTAACAGCACCACAGTGATCAGCATGCCGTTGCGCATTTCACGGGCGCGGGTGGCGCCAATGAACAGACCGTCGAGCAAGTAACTCCAGACCGCAATCAATGGCAGCACGGCGAGGTAGGGCAGGTAGACGAACGCGGTGTCGCGCACGCTCTGGATATCGGTCTGCATCTCGATGAACAGGTGCCCGGCGAGCAGAAACAGCGCGGCAAATCCGAGGCTGGCGATCAGCGACCAGCCGCCGGCCACCACCAGCGAACGACGCAAGGCCAGACGATCGCGGGCGCCGATGGCGTGTCCGCACAGGGCTTCGACGGCGTGGGCCAGACCGTCCAGCGCATGCGCCGTCAACAGCAAGCCATTGAGCAGCAGCGCGTTGGCAGCCACCGTCGAATCGCCCAGCCGCGCGCCTTGCACGGTGATCAGGAAAAACACCGATTGCAACGCCAGGCTACGGATGAAGATGTCGCGGTTGACCGCCAGCAATGGCCGCCAACTTTGCCAGACCTTCAACGCCGCCCAGATGATGTGTCCCGGATACGCGCGCAGTGCCTTGCGGGTCAGCAGCAGGCCGAGCAGGGCGCCGCTCCATTCGGCGATTACTGAAGCCCGCGCCGAACCGACCACGCCCCAGTCCAGACCGATGACAAACCACAGATTGAGGGCGATGTTGATCAGATTGGTGGTCAGCAGAATTGCCAGCGGCGCTCGGGCGTTTTGCGTACCGAGGAACCAGCCGACCAGCGCGTAACTGGCCAGCGCGGCGGGCAGGCCGAACAGTCGTGTGTGAAAGAAATCCCGTGTGAGCTGATCCAGTTCCGCCGACGGTTGCATGAAGTGCAGCGCTATCCCGCTCAGCGGCACGCCCAAAGTGCCCAACACCAGCGCCAGTCCCATCGCCAGCAGCAAACCCTGCAACAGAATCTGCCGCAACGCTGCACCGTCGCTGCGCCCGGCGGCTTGCGCAGCAAACCCGGTGGTGCCCATGCGCAGAAAACCCATGGCCCAGGCCAGAAAGGTGTACAGGCTGGCACCGACCGCCACCGCGCCCAATTGATGGGCGTGGGGCAAGTGGCCAATGACAGTGCTGTCGACCAGCGCCACCAGCGGCACGGAAATATTGGACAGAATCATGGGCGCGGCGAGAGCCCAGACCTTGCGGTGTGTCGGGCGGTCGCGCCAGTCGGCGATCAGAGTGGACATGCGGGCTCCTTGGGGGAGCGGCATTGTAGCGGTAGAAGCCACCCTCACCCCAGCCCTCTCCCGGAGGGAGAGGGAGCCGACCTCTGGCGTTTTCAAAACCTGAGTTCGACTCGGTATCGCAAGTCGGCGTATTTCTGCAAAACACCCCGGTCAGTCCCCTCTCCCTCCGGGAGAGGGCTAGGGTGAGGGGGCTCTAAAGGGTTAATGAATAATCCAGCTCAACAACCACAACCCCAGCAACAACCAGATAATCCCGGCAATGATCGACGCATTCATGAACGCGCGAATCGCCGACCACAACAGCATCAGCCCGACGATGAGCGCGATGATGCTGATGATCGACGTGTCCATGCCCAGCGTCTTCGCCAGTCCATCGACAAAGTTGCCACCGGCATTGCTCAAAATGTTGAACAGGCCGCTGAGGCCATCGACGATAAAGCGGATGACCGAACCGAGCGCCTGGCCGAGCCATTCGAAAAAGCTTTCTACCTGCATATGTGCATCCTGATGAAAGGGCTGAGCCTTGGGCCACAACGCCGGTGGCCGAGTTCCCTGCATGATAGAAGGTTTGCACCAATTCTGTGTGGGAGCGAGCCTGCTCGCGAATACGGTGGATCAGATAACTGATGGGTTAAATGACACACCGCTTTCGCGAGCAGGCTCGCTCCCACATTAGATCACCTGCGCCGCTTGCCTTTGGTGGGTATCCCCCCGAAGCTATACGCCTTCAGGAGAGCCCGATGAACCTTGTTGAACTGACCGAACGCCTGCACGCCATTCGCGACCGCAATGACTGGCGGCAATTTCACAGCCCGAAAAACCTCGCCATGGCGGCCAGTGTCGAGATGTCCGAGCTGGTGGAAATCTTCCAGTGGCTGACAGAAGACCAGTCGCGCCAGTTGCCCGCTGACAAACTCGCCCATGCCGGGCAGGAAGTCGGCGATATCGTCCTGTATCTGTTGCTGCTGTGCAGCGAGTTGGGGCTGGACATGAATGAAGTGGTGCGCGCCAAGCTCGCCGACAGCGAACGGCGGTTCAGCTGATGAGCGACCGGCATTTCGATCAGTTGGCGACGCGGTTCGCCGAAAAAATCTACGGCGGCGCCAAAGGCGCGATTCGTCTCGCGGTGTTACAGGCTGACCTGGCCGAAGCGCTGCCGGATCGTCCGTTGCGCGTCCTCGACATTGGCGGCGGCCTCGGCCACATGTCGCTGTGGCTGGCCGAACGCGGTCACGAGGTGACCTTCACCGAGCCGGCCGCACCGATGCTCGAAGGCGCGCGCCAGCGTTTCGCCGAAGCCGGGCAGACCGCGACATTCATTCAGGCGCCATGGCAGGAACTGCTCGGCCAGCTCACCGAACCTTACGATCTGGTGATCTGCCACGCCGTACTGGAATGGCTCGCCGAACCCCACGCGATCCTGCCAGTGCTGCATCAACTGACCAAACCCGGTGGCTGGTTGTCGCTGGCGTTCTACAACCGTGATGCGCTGATCTATCGCAACCTGCTCAAAGGCCATTTCAAGAAAATGCGCAAGAACGTCATGGCCGGCGAAAAGCAGAGCCTGACTCCGCAACAGCCGCTGGACCCACGGGAATTGGCAACGCAACTCGACGGCTTGTGGCAGGTCGAAACCCAGAGCGGCATCCGGGTTTTCCACGATTACATGCCAGTGGAATTCCAGGCCCGCGCCGAACTCGTCGATTTGCTCGAGATGGAGCTCGCTCACCGTCGTCACCCAAGCTTCGCCGGGCTTGGGCGTTACTTGCACTGGATCTGCCGGCCGATCTGATCGGAGCGCGACATGAAAGCTCAATCCGGGTTACTGCTGATGTGTCTGGGCTTGGCTGCTTGCCAGAGCAGCAACCCGTACGTGGCGCAGTCGCGACCCTTGCCACCGGCGCCGCCGCAAGCGGCCACCACCTTCGACCGCAGCGCGTATCCGGCGCCGCCGCGTGATTATGGACGCTATCGCAGCTGGGCCTGGCTCAACGGGCAATTACCGCCGGGCACGGCCTGGGCCGATTCGGCGCAAGTGGCCGAAGCGGTGAGCAATGCGCTGGATCAGCGCGGCTTGCGCCCATTGCACGACAATCACCCGGCCGACCTGTTGGTCAGCGCCAATTTGCGTCTGGAAACCCGCTTGCGTCAGGTCCAGGACGACTATGGTTATTACGGCGGTGGATACGGTGGCTATGATCGATATGGTCGCGGTTACGGCATGTACAACTCGGTGCCGATCGTACGCACCTATTCCGAGCAAGTCGTGGTGGTGCAGGTTGATCTGTTCGATGCCGGTACGGGTCAACCGGTCTGGAGTGCCAGTGCCGAAACCGCGAACAAGGGCAGCGAAATCGATCGCACCGATTCGATCCGCGAGGCTGTGGAAAAGGCCATGTCGGCGTATCCTCCCGGTTAGCTTCCCGCAAATGACAAGCTCTAGCAGGTTCATGTCTTCAACTGGAGAAAAACCATGTTCCGCCGTCTCGCTTTACTGGCCATGGCCGTGCTGCTCAGCGCCTGCGCCGCCAACCAGGTCAACCATGACTTTGATGCCAGCCGCGACTTTGCCGCCTATCGCAGCTGGAGCTGGAAAGACCCCGCCCTGCAATACCGCCCCGATGATCCACGGATCAAGAGTGACCTGACCGAACAGCGCATCAGCCAGGCTGTGGCCGATCAGCTCGACCAGCGCGGTTTGCGTCCTGCGGCGGCGGGCGCCAAGGGTGATTTGAATGTGCAGACTTACCTGATTGTCGAGGATCGTCAGCAGCAAGTGACGACCAACTACGGCGGCGGCTGGGGCGGCCCGTGGAACGGCTACTGGGGCGCGCCGATGTACAACGAAACGCGCAACATCACCTACAAGGTCGCGACCATCCAGATCGACCTGCTCGACGGCAAGGACGGCAAACTGGTGTGGCGCGGCAGCGATGAGCAGATGCTCGCCAGCAAGCCGAATCCCGAAGATCGCAGCAATGCCATTCGTGAGACCGTCGGACGGATTCTGGCCAACTATCCACCGCGTTGAATCTGTTCAGAAAAAACGGGAGCTCCTGAGCTCCCATTTTTTTGCCCTGTGACGACCCCCGGTAGGAGCTGCCGAAGGCTGCGATCTTTTGATTTTGCTTTTTAGAGGCGAAGATCAAAAGATCGCAGCCTTCGGCAGCTCCTACGGGGGATTGCGCGTCTACACTCAGTTGCACTAATGGAGCTAGCGGCAAAGGAGTGCGCCATGTCGCCTCGTTCGCGATTCAACGGCCCGGCCCGCCAGCGCGGGGCGATCGGCTTGATGGCGGCGGCCACCCTCAGTCTGGCGGTGGTGATGATGTTGCTGGTGGTCGACACCGGCCGTTTGTACATGGAACAGCGCAAGCTGCAGCGGGTGGTGGACAACGCCGCCCTCGAAGCCGTCAGTCGTGGCGGCAATTGCCTGCCGGGTCTGAGCGCCGCCAGTTACGCCGGGCAGAGCGCCGTGCGCAATGGCTACATTGTCGATGCTGGCAACACCCTCGCTACCACGTGCGGCACCTTGGTCACGCCAGCCTCCGGCGTGCGCACGTTTGCAGTGGATGCCACGCAAGCGGCCGCGGTCAAAGTCGTCGCCAGTCGCACCGTGACCACCAGTTTTGCTGGCGGCGTACAGGCCTTGTTCAGTGGTACACCGGTCAGTCTCAATACCACGCTCAATGCCTCGGCGGTGGCCGCCAAACCGCAGCCGACGGTGGCGCAACTGAATATCCGCAGCACCCTGGGCAGCATCGATACGGCGCAGTCGAACATCCTCAATCCGCTGTTTTCCGGGCTGCTCGGCGGTAACGTCAACCTCACGGCGCTGGGCTGGGATGGCCTGCTGAACACTGACATCAACCTGCTCAAATACCTTGATCAACTGGCGATCAATCTCAACGTCGCGGCGGGCAATTACACGCAATTACTCAACACTCAGGCCACGGTGACGCAACTGATTCAAGCGGCGGCGACGGTGGTGCAACTCAATGGCGCGACCGCGCAGGTGATCACTGCGCTGGGCCAATTGCAGGTGGCAGCGATCAACGCGGCGCCGGTCAAACTGGGCGACATCCTGCAACTGCAGACCGGCACCACAGCAGCAGGGCTGGACGCCAATCTGCAATTGCTGCAGCTGATTCAGGGCGTGGTGCAACTGGCCAACAGCAAAAGTGCGGTGGCGGCGACGTTGCCGATCAGTGTGCTGGGGCTGGCGAATGTCACGGTGCGGGTGAAAGTGATCGAGCCGCCGCAGTTCTCTGCGATTGGCGATCCGGCGCGGGCCAAGGCCAATCCGACCGGGGTGGACCGGATTTATGTCCGAACCGCGCAGATCCGCACATTGGTGTCCGTCAGTCTACCGGCACTCAGCGGCGTCACCGGGCTGACCAATGCCGTGCTGGGGCTGGTCGGCGGATTAACCCCGACCCTCAATGCACTGCTGAGTCTGAATCTGGTCAGTACGCTCAACTCGGTCCTGTGCCTGTTGGGCGCCGGTTGCGAGCAACTTGATCCGCAATTGCTGCCCTCACCGCAAATCGACATCAGCCTGGATGCCGGTGGCGCCAAGAGTTATGTCACCGATTACAGCTGTCCGACGGGCATCACCGGCACCAAGAGCCTGACTGCGCATACCATCACGTCCATCGCTGACTTGAAGCTCGGCAAGATCGATCCGACCAATGCCTTTTCTTCGGCGGCCGAACCCACGGTGGCACCCTTGGCGCTGATCGATCTGGGGATCGTCACCTGTCACAAAATCCTGCTGCTCGGCACCTGTGATCCTGCCACCCATGTTCCTTTCGGCGCGGGAGGCATCGGCATCATGCTCGACACCAGCGTCGGACAAAATTCCCAGGATCTGCTGTTCTCCAGCAGCACGCCGTTCGCCACCCCGGCCAACCTCAAACTGCCACCGAGCATCTTGCCGGCAGCGCCAACCAGCAACATCGTCGGCAGCCTGTCGAGCACCCTCGCGGGCATCAACCTGATCGTCTACAAACCGCAGGGCAGCAATCCATTGGGTGCCATCGTCACTGGCGTTGCCTCGTTGATCAGCGATGTCACCAACCGATTGTTGCCCGTGGTGACCGGGGCACTTAGTCCGTTGCTCGACCCGCTGCTGAACAACCTGCTCAAAGGTTTGGGTATCAACCTGATGGACGTCGACGTTGGCGCCAACATGACTTGCGGCCAGACCGGCAAGGCTTATCTGGTGATCTAGGCGTCCACGGCAACCGGCAACTCGATGCAGAACCGCGCGCCCTGCGCCGAATTGCGCACGCTCAACTGGCCACCCATGTTGTCGATAATGCCGTAGCTCACCGACAGCCCCAGCCCGGTGCCGACGCCGATCGGTTTGGTGGTGAAGAACGGCTCGAAGATCCGCTCCAGCAGACGCGGATCGATACCGCCGCCGTTGTCCTCGACCCACAACCGTACGCTCTGTTCATCGCGCTCGGCATAAATCGAGATCCACGGTTTGAAAGATGAGTCCTTCTCGCGTTTGCTCAACAAGGCGTCGCGCGCGTTGACCATCAGGTTGATCAGCACTTGTTCAAGCTGATCGACATAGCCGCGCACTTGCACTTCGAATCCGGTCTCGCTGATGCGCAAATCCACACCTTTGCCGCGCATGCCTTCGGCCAGCAGCGACAGCGTGCCTTCAATGGCCGAGGCCGGATTGAACAGTTGCTGCTCGATCTCCGAACGCCGGCCAAACACGCGCATGTGATCGACCACTTTCGCGGCGCGCTGCACCTGTGCGTCGATGCGATTGAGTTTGTCGGTCAGGTAATCGATCTGTACGTCGCCGTTGCTCAGGCGCTTGAGCACATTGACGATGGCCATGCGCATCACGTTCAGCGGCTGATTGATTTCGTGGGCCAGGCCGGTGGCCATTTCACCGAGGGTGGCCATTTTCGCGCTTTGCGTGAGCTGTTGCTGCGAGCGGCGCACCTCGGTGTTGTCGCGGCCCACCGCTTGCACTTCGATCAATTGGCCCTGCTCGTCGAACACGCCGCGATCGGACCACACCCACCAGGCGTGTTCGCGGCCGGGCAACTGCAAGCTGATTTCGGCGGTGCTCACCGGTTGCTCTGCGGTCAGCGAAGCGAGGCGCTGGACGAAGGCGGCACGTTGTTCGTCGGACATCCAGCTACCCAGATCGACCCCCGGCAACTCTTCCGGGGTGCATTCCAGATAGGTCGCCAACGGGCGGTTGCCGAAAGTCAGCGTCAGGTCCGGACGGTAGCGACAGATCATCGCTGGCGAGTCCTCCACCAGAATCCGGTAGCGTTCTTCACTCTTTTTCACCTGTTCGGCAGCCAGGGTCGCTTCGGTGACGTCCAGCCACAACCCGACCGCCTCCACCGGCAGGCCGAGGTCATTGCGCAGCAGTTTGGCTTCATCAAGCAGCCAGTGATATTCGCCGCGTCGGTCGCGCAGTCGATAACGCGTGCGCACTGAGCCTTCACGCAGCAATTGGCGGCTGCGGGCGAAATACAGGTCGCGGTCTTCAGGGTGGATCATCTCGACCAACGCGCCGTCGCCACAGTCCTCAAGGCTCCAGCCCAGCAAGGGTTGCAGACTGGCACTGAAGAACGCCGGAATCAGCGCGCCTTCGTGGTAGTGCTGGACGTAAATCACCGCCGGTGAACTGGCGATCAGGTTGTCGAGCCGTGCATGTGCCGCAGCAGCGCGTTGTTGCTGGTTCTGGATGTCGCTGATATCGAGCATGAAACCGACTCGCCGGCGGTGCTCGCCGTGGCCAATCACTTGGCCCTGTACGCGATACCACGTGGGCGTCTGCTCGTTATTACCACCGTGCAGGCGCACCGATAACGTCAGGGCTTCACCCTGTTGCTGCAAGGCTTGGAGGCGGCTGCGCAACTCGTCGCGATCGGCGGGATGGATCTGTGCCAGCCAGTCTTCCAGCGCCAGCCCATCATTGTTCAGTTGCAGGGACGCAGCCAGCGCGGGCGCCAGTTGGATGTTGTCGTTGCCTGCGGGGATCTCCCACCAGCCGGTCCCAAGCAGGGTTTGCAGCGCTTCGATGCGTTCCAGTTGCAGGTGATGTTGCTGTTCGCGCAGGCGCCCGAGCAACGGCCCGGCCAGCGCGGCGAGCAGCGCTATCCAGTCGCGCTCGGTCAGGTAGGGCGCGGCGCTGTCCACGGGATAAAAGCCGCAGAGCAGCCAGGCCACCACGCCGCGTTCATCGCTGTACGGCACGGCGAAACCTTCGGCATTGCCAAACAGAGCCTGCACCCGTGAATGTTCGTCGAGACCATGGTGCGCGCCGACGCGCTGTGGCGCGGCACCGTTCAGGCTGTCCAGCGGCGTGCCCAGACGCTGACCGTCATGCCACAGGGTCGGTGCATCGTGGGCGCGATATTGCTGAAAAATCTGCCAGCCCTGTTCTTCATCATCAAGCAAAGCCAGCGCCAGACAGGGGATGTGCCCGTGTTGCGCAATCACCTGCAATTGTTCGCTGACGATCACCGGCAAACGCACTTGGCTGCAGGCGCGTACCTGTTCGCTGACCTGCCCGGCGATCAATTGGCAGGCGTCACGCTGGCGCGATTGTTGGCGTTCGAGCAGCAAATCAGCGATGTCGATCAACTGCATCAGCCAGCCGTCGCCCAACGGCTGTACCCAGCCCCGCAGGTGCACGGTTTGCTCTCCCAGACCGAAGAAGTCGAGGTCAAGCAATAGCCCCTGCCATTCCCTCGGCCTGCCTTCGACGGTGAGTGTGCTGTGGGGCAACAGATAGGCGCTCAATGGCAAGGGCTGATTGTGGGGTTTGTGCTGCGCCAGCAGATGACGTAACGGGCCAGCAATGTGCAGCACGCCAGCGTCGTCGTTCAGGTACAGGTGCAAGCCTGTTGCGGGTGAGCCGAGTGGGTCGGGCAACTCGTGGGCGGCGGGCGGTGTGCGTTTGAGCAGGCGCCCGAAGAGCTTGTCCCCCGAGGTCAAAATTGCAGACTCGAGGTGGCGGTCAGGTAGGGCGGCAGATTGGGCACTGTGCCGATGCCCGGCAGCACCAGAAACGGCATGACCTGATTGAGTTTGCTGACCGGATAATTCACTTGCACCGTCAGCAGGCCCGACGCGCT includes:
- a CDS encoding methyltransferase encodes the protein MSDRHFDQLATRFAEKIYGGAKGAIRLAVLQADLAEALPDRPLRVLDIGGGLGHMSLWLAERGHEVTFTEPAAPMLEGARQRFAEAGQTATFIQAPWQELLGQLTEPYDLVICHAVLEWLAEPHAILPVLHQLTKPGGWLSLAFYNRDALIYRNLLKGHFKKMRKNVMAGEKQSLTPQQPLDPRELATQLDGLWQVETQSGIRVFHDYMPVEFQARAELVDLLEMELAHRRHPSFAGLGRYLHWICRPI
- a CDS encoding pilus assembly protein TadG-related protein, with amino-acid sequence MSPRSRFNGPARQRGAIGLMAAATLSLAVVMMLLVVDTGRLYMEQRKLQRVVDNAALEAVSRGGNCLPGLSAASYAGQSAVRNGYIVDAGNTLATTCGTLVTPASGVRTFAVDATQAAAVKVVASRTVTTSFAGGVQALFSGTPVSLNTTLNASAVAAKPQPTVAQLNIRSTLGSIDTAQSNILNPLFSGLLGGNVNLTALGWDGLLNTDINLLKYLDQLAINLNVAAGNYTQLLNTQATVTQLIQAAATVVQLNGATAQVITALGQLQVAAINAAPVKLGDILQLQTGTTAAGLDANLQLLQLIQGVVQLANSKSAVAATLPISVLGLANVTVRVKVIEPPQFSAIGDPARAKANPTGVDRIYVRTAQIRTLVSVSLPALSGVTGLTNAVLGLVGGLTPTLNALLSLNLVSTLNSVLCLLGAGCEQLDPQLLPSPQIDISLDAGGAKSYVTDYSCPTGITGTKSLTAHTITSIADLKLGKIDPTNAFSSAAEPTVAPLALIDLGIVTCHKILLLGTCDPATHVPFGAGGIGIMLDTSVGQNSQDLLFSSSTPFATPANLKLPPSILPAAPTSNIVGSLSSTLAGINLIVYKPQGSNPLGAIVTGVASLISDVTNRLLPVVTGALSPLLDPLLNNLLKGLGINLMDVDVGANMTCGQTGKAYLVI
- a CDS encoding MATE family efflux transporter, with the protein product MSTLIADWRDRPTHRKVWALAAPMILSNISVPLVALVDSTVIGHLPHAHQLGAVAVGASLYTFLAWAMGFLRMGTTGFAAQAAGRSDGAALRQILLQGLLLAMGLALVLGTLGVPLSGIALHFMQPSAELDQLTRDFFHTRLFGLPAALASYALVGWFLGTQNARAPLAILLTTNLINIALNLWFVIGLDWGVVGSARASVIAEWSGALLGLLLTRKALRAYPGHIIWAALKVWQSWRPLLAVNRDIFIRSLALQSVFFLITVQGARLGDSTVAANALLLNGLLLTAHALDGLAHAVEALCGHAIGARDRLALRRSLVVAGGWSLIASLGFAALFLLAGHLFIEMQTDIQSVRDTAFVYLPYLAVLPLIAVWSYLLDGLFIGATRAREMRNGMLITVVLLMPFAWALQGLGNHGLWISFLLFMVLRSLTLGAQAWWLKRNDGWFSGAAH
- a CDS encoding MazG-like family protein, whose protein sequence is MNLVELTERLHAIRDRNDWRQFHSPKNLAMAASVEMSELVEIFQWLTEDQSRQLPADKLAHAGQEVGDIVLYLLLLCSELGLDMNEVVRAKLADSERRFS
- a CDS encoding DUF4136 domain-containing protein, yielding MKAQSGLLLMCLGLAACQSSNPYVAQSRPLPPAPPQAATTFDRSAYPAPPRDYGRYRSWAWLNGQLPPGTAWADSAQVAEAVSNALDQRGLRPLHDNHPADLLVSANLRLETRLRQVQDDYGYYGGGYGGYDRYGRGYGMYNSVPIVRTYSEQVVVVQVDLFDAGTGQPVWSASAETANKGSEIDRTDSIREAVEKAMSAYPPG
- a CDS encoding DUF4136 domain-containing protein encodes the protein MFRRLALLAMAVLLSACAANQVNHDFDASRDFAAYRSWSWKDPALQYRPDDPRIKSDLTEQRISQAVADQLDQRGLRPAAAGAKGDLNVQTYLIVEDRQQQVTTNYGGGWGGPWNGYWGAPMYNETRNITYKVATIQIDLLDGKDGKLVWRGSDEQMLASKPNPEDRSNAIRETVGRILANYPPR
- a CDS encoding alpha/beta hydrolase → MTRLFRQGFVAVIGSVLLLALGGCSPVQLLNALTPDSTYDKKAGIAYGDDPRQKLDVYVPHQPMPGAPVVVFFYGGSWNSGSRVDYRFVGEALASKGIVTVVADYRLYPQVRYPLFLQDGARAVAWTKAHIHEFSGNPQRLYLMGHSSGGYNAAMLALDDEWLAAVGMSPRDLQGWIGLAGPYDFLPIKNPEVRPVFFWPDSPPQSQPINHVHRGAPPALLIAASKDDLVNPTRNTGGLASKLRAAGVPAQDLYYSRPSHITLVATLSRPLRRLAPVLDQVVGFIAHTPTQ
- a CDS encoding DUF4123 domain-containing protein translates to MSGAVHEPRAQWLLLDGPDAPQALLILRQAFTGVPRFGLFEGTEFAPVSEYGPVLLELRDYPALAALCHSDPDTWRGLLLVSEASAQQLLGHLQRMLTVSFGLSHRALLSYYNRQTASYFFDACDAAELSRWLGPIRQLRWFGGTWADRAIGSQGWQQLRNPGLAVEPLSIEESLTRRQRERLQTCLLEQHIWRWCQSLGTDYATMSSHVQQGLALGFSDRTVLDGWLWLRLLHPRAVLVPPPVGLTQQQRLDHVRRQWRGDQL
- a CDS encoding type VI secretion system Vgr family protein, with the translated sequence MFDPVNESSFRLDVAGLSDPFEVLAFTGSEALSESFAFEIDVLINDPHLDLAGLLYRSAFLCFGPSGEGVHGQLQSLVQHEYGEGLRLSRIRLGPKLGCLALRFSQRIFSGRSVPQIIDQVLKEHGIVAAQRRFQLRGDYPARTFCTQYRESDLQLLQRLCAQARIHYYFEHERDRHCLVFTDDPAHLPLAGAASYQREDDGHDASPALHQWQLHSAIQVNSAGVQQAEGQSDLATLRSGHWLRLAGHPFAECNRPWLLTRIEHRADPALEPAYANRLFGALQLPSAVATAPPRQRMHSLQRAWVVAVDEPQPDCSRPVAVQFDWLYQGEGAAPSHCWLPLAPSLQQTPITALSDGVEVVVSFFEGDPDQPMISGVLQPPLAETDTGVAPPLPDRLVSDGLQQLLASGEPLLLLCLIPGGGSFSHCAESVCSCRLVTALEQSGAT